The proteins below are encoded in one region of Streptomyces roseirectus:
- a CDS encoding transketolase, with the protein MTSTHAPGTRAPNPQRVDALREAAHRIRGYALDMGEVQGQGYIGQALGVADILAVVYRDVLDFRPHDPHWPGRDRFLLSIGHYAIALYAALAEAGVLDVAELATYGGDDSRLPMSGMATYTPGMEISGGSLGHGLGIATGMALGLRHQGSTARVHTLLSDGELDEGSTWEAALACAHHGLDNVTAIVDVNALQADGPTGGVLRTEPVTAKWEAFGWHAVRVDGNDVEALVTAFDGLRAHRGSPAVLVCDTRVGCGVPLLENREKAHFMRVEEHEWQIARDQLTERHRTEETAR; encoded by the coding sequence GTGACGTCCACACACGCACCCGGGACGAGGGCGCCGAACCCCCAGCGCGTCGACGCCCTGCGCGAAGCCGCCCACCGCATCCGCGGCTACGCGCTCGACATGGGCGAGGTCCAGGGCCAGGGCTACATCGGCCAGGCCCTCGGCGTCGCCGACATCCTGGCCGTCGTCTACAGGGACGTCCTCGACTTCCGCCCGCACGACCCGCACTGGCCGGGCCGCGACCGGTTCCTGCTGTCGATCGGCCACTATGCGATCGCCCTGTACGCGGCGCTCGCCGAGGCCGGCGTGCTGGACGTCGCGGAACTCGCCACCTACGGCGGCGACGACTCCCGCCTGCCCATGTCCGGCATGGCCACCTACACCCCCGGCATGGAGATCTCCGGCGGCTCCCTCGGCCACGGCCTGGGCATCGCCACCGGCATGGCCCTCGGCCTGCGCCACCAGGGCAGCACCGCGCGCGTCCACACCCTCCTCTCGGACGGCGAACTCGACGAGGGCTCCACCTGGGAGGCCGCGCTCGCCTGCGCCCACCACGGCCTGGACAACGTGACGGCCATCGTCGACGTCAACGCCCTCCAGGCGGACGGGCCGACCGGGGGAGTGCTGCGCACCGAGCCGGTCACCGCCAAGTGGGAGGCGTTCGGCTGGCACGCCGTCCGCGTCGACGGCAACGACGTCGAAGCCCTAGTCACGGCCTTCGACGGCCTGCGCGCGCACCGGGGCTCCCCGGCCGTCCTCGTCTGCGACACCCGCGTCGGATGCGGCGTGCCCCTGCTGGAGAACCGGGAGAAGGCGCACTTCATGCGGGTCGAGGAACACGAATGGCAGATCGCCCGCGACCAGTTGACCGAGCGCCACCGCACGGAGGAAACCGCCCGATGA